In Anomaloglossus baeobatrachus isolate aAnoBae1 chromosome 3, aAnoBae1.hap1, whole genome shotgun sequence, one genomic interval encodes:
- the SOCS5 gene encoding suppressor of cytokine signaling 5 codes for MDKVGKMWNTFKYRCQNLFSHEDDGNQSNVVDVNANKFFSGGEKAESSSSHSPVSSTNRLQISNEITLTACSSSYRRNPNCVSEMPQLVEISIEKDNDMGLSAGARLARRDSYTRHAPWGGKKKHSCSTKTQNSLDPDKKIVRQRNGLPRRERRHVVGSVHDMEVVSNRTIGSRSLRQRLNETVGLCFPIRTYNRPSKPLFATKRKIHLSELMLEKCPFPPGSDLAQKWHLIKQHTAPVSPHSSMLDTFEQTLLSTEDEEDRLRERRRLSIEEGVDPPPNAQIHTFEATAQVNPVYKLGPKLAQGMADMSVDNGAASHGGCESEEDGTTLCLQSRRQKQRQFSGDSHMQTSRQGAWKVHTQIDYIHCLVPDLVEITGNPCYWGVMDRYEAEALLEGRPEGTFLLRDSAQEDYLFSVSFRRYNRSLHARIEQWNHNFSFDAHDPCVFHSSTVTGLLEHYKDPSSCMFFEPLLTVPLNRTFPFSLQYICRSVICRSTTYDGIDLLPLPSMLQDFLKEYHYKQKVRVRWLERDPIKSK; via the coding sequence ATGGATAAAGTTGGTAAAATGTGGAATACATTCAAATATCGGTGCCAGAATCTATTTAGCCATGAAGATGATGGAAATCAATCAAATGTGGTGGATGTTAATGCAAATAAGTTTTTCAGTGGAGGGGAGAAAGCAGAAAGTTCCTCTAGTCATTCGCCCGTGTCCTCCACCAACCGTTTGCAGATCTCTAATGAAATAACCTTGACGGCCTGCAGCAGCTCTTATAGAAGAAACCCAAATTGTGTCTCTGAAATGCCACAGCTAGTTGAAATTAGTATTGAAAAAGATAATGACATGGGCCTTAGCGCAGGGGCCCGTTTGGCGCGACGGGACTCGTATACTCGGCATGCTCCGTGGGGTGGGAAAAAGAAGCATTCTTGCTCCACCAAAACTCAAAACTCCCTTGATCCTGATAAGAAAATTGTTAGGCAGAGAAATGGACTcccaagaagagagagaagacacgTAGTAGGATCCGTTCATGACATGGAGGTTGTGTCTAATAGAACAATTGGCAGTCGCAGTTTAAGACAGAGACTCAATGAGACTGTAGGGTTGTGTTTTCCTATTAGAACCTATAACAGACCGTCAAAGCCACTTTTTGCAACCAAGAGAAAAATCCATCTTTCGGAGCTTATGCTTGAAAAATGTCCATTTCCACCAGGTTCAGACCTGGCTCAGAAATGGCACCTGATAAAACAACATACAGCCCCCGTTAGTCCACACTCAAGCATGTTGGATACTTTTGAGCAGACCTTGCTTTCCACTGAAGATGAAGAAGATAGGTTGCGTGAAAGGCGTAGACTTAGCATTGAAGAAGGTGTTGACCCTCCTCCCAATGCCCAAATCCACACATTCGAAGCTACAGCACAAGTTAACCCAGTATATAAGCTTGGACCAAAACTTGCCCAGGGCATGGCTGATATGTCGGTGGACAACGGTGCAGCATCACATGGTGGTTGCGAGTCTGAAGAAGATGGCACAACTCTCTGTCTACAGTCACGACGACAGAAGCAGCGCCAGTTCTCTGGAGACAGCCATATGCAAACTAGCAGACAGGGAGCCTGGAAAGTCCACACACAGATTGATTATATTCACTGCCTTGTGCCAGATCTGGTGGAGATCACGGGCAATCCCTGCTACTGGGGCGTCATGGATCGCTATGAGGCAGAAGCGTTGCTGGAAGGCAGGCCAGAAGGCACATTTTTGCTCAGGGATTCAGCACAAGAGGACTACCTTTTCTCTGTGAGCTTCCGTCGCTACAACCGATCTCTGCACGCTCGCATTGAGCAGTGGAATCACAACTTCAGTTTCGACGCCCATGACCCCTGTGTGTTTCACTCCTCCACTGTTACGGGACTCTTAGAACATTACAAAGATCCGAGTTCTTGCATGTTCTTCGAACCCTTACTCACGGTACCTTTAAACAGAACTTTCCCGTTCAGCCTGCAGTACATCTGCAGGTCAGTCATTTGCAGGTCTACCACCTACGATGGTATCGATTTACTTCCCCTGCCATCCATGCTACAAGACTTCCTGAAGGAGTATCATTATAAGCAGAAGGTCAGAGTGCGGTGGCTGGAGAGGGATCCCATTAAGtcgaaataa